A single genomic interval of Eptesicus fuscus isolate TK198812 chromosome 10, DD_ASM_mEF_20220401, whole genome shotgun sequence harbors:
- the CITED2 gene encoding cbp/p300-interacting transactivator 2: MADHMMAMNHGRFPDGTNGLHHHPAHRMGMGQFPSPHHHQQQQQPQHAFNALMGEHIHYGAGSMNTTSGIRHAMGPGTVNGGHPPSALAPAARFNNSQFMGPPVASQGGSLPASMQLQKLNNQYFNHHPYPHNHYMPDLHSAAGHQMNGTNQHFRDCNPKHSGGSTTPGSGGSSTPGGSSGTSGGGAGSSNSGGGSGGGSSNMPASVAHVPAAMLPPNVIDTDFIDEEVLMSLVIEMGLDRIKELPELWLGQNEFDFMTDFVCKQQPSRVSC; this comes from the coding sequence ATGGCAGACCATATGATGGCCATGAACCACGGGCGCTTCCCCGACGGTACCAATGGGCTGCACCACCACCCTGCCCACCGCATGGGCATGGGGCAGTTCCcgagcccccaccaccaccagcagcagcagcagccccaacACGCCTTCAACGCCCTCATGGGCGAGCACATACACTACGGCGCGGGCAGCATGAATACCACGAGCGGCATCAGGCACGCGATGGGGCCGGGGACTGTGAACGGAGGGCACCCCCCGAGCGCGCTGGCCCCCGCGGCTAGGTTTAACAACTCCCAGTTCATGGGCCCCCcggtggccagccagggaggctcGCTGCCGGCCAGCATGCAGCTGCAGAAGCTCAACAACCAGTATTTCAACCATCACCCCTACCCCCACAACCACTACATGCCGGATTTGCACTCTGCTGCAGGCCACCAGATGAACGGGACAAACCAGCACTTCCGAGATTGCAACCCCAAACACAGCGGCGGCAGCACCACCCCCGGCTCGGGTGGCAGCAGCACCCCTGGCGGCTCCAGCGGCACCTCGGGCGGCGGCGCGGGCAGCAGCAatagcggcggcggcagcggcggcggcagcagcaacATGCCCGCCTCTGTGGCCCACGTCCCTGCTGCAATGCTGCCGCCCAATGTCATAGACACTGATTTCATCGACGAGGAAGTGCTCATGTCCTTAGTGATAGAAATGGGTTTGGACCGCATCAAGGAGCTGCCTGAACTCTGGCTGGGGCAAAATGAATTTGATTTCATGACGGACTTCGTGTGCAAACAGCAGCCCAGTAGAGTCAGCTGTTGA